The following are encoded in a window of Rhizobium sp. 11515TR genomic DNA:
- a CDS encoding inorganic phosphate transporter yields the protein MPDRPATPVKRTLDKDLDKFTYVEDATHHVTRRLVAPGIGLIFLGLAMVFAGIYVFDQPRAMLIFAAVALAGYMAMNIGAKDVANNVGAAVGARAITMTQALVMAAIFEILGATIAGGPVINTISTHIVDTNRIVSIGKLAWLMMAALLAAALWINFATWLKAPVSTTHTIVGAVVGAGFAAVGPELVNWNTLAAISAGWVITPFLGGTIAASILYFIETFIIYRDDKIAAARYWIPILIGLMAGAFSGYLVVQLEPKGTIPNILNLAIGLSVGIIAWLGAWPLVAAQSAGLENKNSSLRKLFRLPLICSAALMSFAHGANDVANAIGPLAAIVRDIGLGGSLTVLAETTTQKAPFWVVMIGGCGISVGVLLYGPRLIRLLGEQITKLNPMRAYCVAVSAALTVIVAAWFGFPVSSTHITVGAVFGVGFFREWSTVRSRRRFDYMRKKAEAAGVPWQEPETADERNPDEVHRRRLVRRSHFMTIIAAWAITVPVAALLAAAVYWVMVALFI from the coding sequence ATGCCCGACCGACCGGCCACACCTGTAAAAAGGACGCTCGACAAGGACCTCGACAAATTCACCTATGTCGAGGACGCGACGCATCACGTCACGAGGCGTCTGGTGGCGCCGGGTATCGGCCTGATCTTCCTCGGTCTCGCCATGGTCTTCGCCGGCATCTACGTTTTCGACCAGCCGCGCGCGATGCTGATCTTTGCCGCCGTAGCCCTTGCCGGCTACATGGCCATGAACATCGGCGCGAAAGACGTCGCCAACAATGTCGGCGCGGCGGTCGGTGCGCGTGCGATCACTATGACGCAGGCCCTCGTCATGGCCGCCATCTTCGAGATCCTCGGCGCGACGATTGCCGGCGGCCCCGTCATCAATACGATCTCGACGCATATCGTCGACACCAATCGCATCGTCAGCATCGGCAAACTTGCCTGGCTGATGATGGCGGCCCTGCTTGCCGCAGCACTCTGGATCAATTTCGCCACCTGGCTGAAAGCCCCCGTCTCGACTACCCATACGATCGTCGGCGCCGTCGTGGGTGCAGGCTTTGCCGCCGTCGGCCCGGAACTGGTGAACTGGAACACGCTGGCGGCCATCTCGGCCGGCTGGGTGATAACACCCTTTCTCGGCGGCACCATCGCGGCCAGCATCCTCTACTTCATAGAGACCTTCATCATCTATCGCGACGACAAGATTGCCGCCGCCAGATATTGGATTCCGATCCTGATCGGACTGATGGCCGGCGCCTTCTCGGGCTATCTCGTGGTCCAGCTCGAACCCAAAGGTACGATACCCAATATCCTCAATCTTGCGATCGGCCTCAGTGTCGGCATCATCGCCTGGCTCGGCGCATGGCCGCTTGTGGCGGCGCAATCGGCGGGATTGGAAAACAAGAACAGCTCATTGCGCAAGCTTTTCCGCCTGCCGCTGATCTGTTCGGCAGCCCTGATGTCCTTCGCGCATGGCGCCAACGACGTCGCCAACGCCATCGGCCCCCTCGCCGCGATCGTTCGCGATATCGGGCTTGGCGGCTCGCTCACCGTGCTGGCCGAGACAACCACGCAGAAGGCGCCCTTCTGGGTCGTCATGATCGGCGGCTGCGGCATCTCCGTTGGCGTTCTGCTCTATGGGCCGCGACTCATCCGCCTGCTTGGCGAACAGATCACCAAGCTCAATCCGATGCGTGCCTATTGCGTCGCCGTGTCTGCGGCCCTCACCGTCATCGTCGCCGCCTGGTTCGGTTTCCCGGTGAGCTCGACCCACATTACCGTTGGCGCGGTCTTCGGCGTCGGCTTCTTTCGCGAGTGGTCCACCGTCCGTTCCAGGCGGCGATTTGACTATATGCGCAAGAAGGCCGAGGCGGCGGGCGTACCCTGGCAAGAGCCGGAGACTGCTGATGAGCGCAATCCTGATGAGGTTCATCGCCGCCGGCTCGTGCGCCGCTCGCATTTCATGACCATCATCGCCGCCTGGGCGATCACCGTGCCGGTCGCTGCCCTGCTTGCCGCCGCCGTATATTGGGTTATGGTCGCGCTCTTCATTTAG
- a CDS encoding NUDIX hydrolase — protein sequence MFRRPPRQQYAALCYRVKKKTGHLEMLLLTSRDTGRWVIPKGWPMPGKLSHEVAAREAYEEAGVRGVVETEPLGSFGYDKVLKDGIQVPCRVQVYALEVSELVKNFKEKGERSMEWVSFEEAAERVREPELRDLILAFPRRMPAAPVVSQGE from the coding sequence ATGTTTCGGCGTCCGCCGCGACAGCAATATGCTGCGCTTTGTTATCGGGTGAAAAAGAAAACCGGTCATCTTGAGATGTTGTTGCTGACCAGCCGTGACACCGGTCGCTGGGTCATCCCCAAGGGATGGCCTATGCCCGGCAAGCTCTCCCATGAAGTCGCTGCCCGCGAAGCCTATGAAGAGGCAGGCGTGCGCGGCGTGGTGGAAACTGAGCCGCTCGGCTCGTTCGGCTACGACAAGGTGCTGAAGGACGGCATCCAGGTGCCATGCCGCGTGCAGGTGTATGCCCTCGAAGTCAGCGAACTCGTCAAGAACTTCAAGGAAAAGGGCGAGCGCTCCATGGAGTGGGTCTCCTTCGAGGAAGCAGCCGAACGCGTTCGCGAACCGGAACTGCGCGATCTCATTCTCGCCTTCCCGCGCCGGATGCCGGCCGCTCCGGTGGTTTCGCAGGGCGAGTAA